One window of the Streptomyces asoensis genome contains the following:
- a CDS encoding metal-dependent hydrolase, whose amino-acid sequence MVHSIEAPRVGAQVSVYLDDTYLDQVDSRVIAVGERDGARWAAVEHCVFHPQGGGQPADRGWLEDTEIVPVRDRESGLIVATAPEGGSLPPLGEGQRVRARIDLRTRTAHAALHTAGHLVEAVGRMQGWEMVGSNHFPGQARIEFQAPQSDTRLTDPEGREEATAALRAAVAAAVADDLPVFARCLADGRRVVHLDALHAAPCGGTHVRSLGDLAEVVLPTLKVRKGRIRVSYTATHRSR is encoded by the coding sequence ATGGTTCATTCAATCGAGGCTCCTCGGGTGGGCGCACAGGTCAGCGTCTACCTCGATGACACCTACCTGGATCAGGTCGATTCGCGGGTGATCGCGGTCGGCGAGAGGGACGGGGCGCGATGGGCGGCCGTCGAGCACTGCGTGTTCCATCCGCAGGGCGGAGGCCAGCCCGCCGACCGAGGGTGGCTGGAGGACACGGAGATCGTCCCGGTCCGGGACCGCGAGTCGGGACTGATCGTGGCGACGGCGCCGGAGGGCGGCAGCCTTCCGCCCCTCGGCGAGGGGCAGAGGGTGCGAGCCCGGATCGACCTTCGGACCCGGACAGCTCACGCCGCGCTGCACACGGCCGGACACCTCGTCGAAGCGGTCGGACGGATGCAGGGGTGGGAGATGGTCGGCAGCAACCATTTCCCCGGCCAGGCACGCATCGAGTTCCAGGCACCCCAGTCGGACACGCGGCTGACCGACCCCGAAGGGCGGGAGGAGGCGACTGCCGCGCTGCGCGCCGCGGTGGCAGCCGCGGTCGCCGACGATCTGCCGGTCTTCGCACGGTGCCTCGCCGACGGGCGGCGCGTGGTGCACCTGGACGCCCTGCACGCTGCGCCGTGCGGGGGCACGCACGTGCGCAGCCTCGGCGACCTGGCCGAAGTGGTACTGCCGACGCTGAAGGTCAGGAAGGGCCGCATCCGCGTGTCCTACACCGCGACCCACAGGAGCCGCTGA
- a CDS encoding carboxymuconolactone decarboxylase family protein, which yields MAEQQSAAQKAIGDIAPKLADLTDEVLFGDVWERPGLSPRDRSLVTVSTLVALYRTDQLGFHLAKALENGVTQEELVEAITHLAFYAGWPNAMSAVTQLKALAENGR from the coding sequence ATGGCGGAGCAGCAGTCCGCAGCCCAGAAGGCCATCGGTGACATCGCACCCAAGCTTGCCGACCTGACCGACGAAGTCCTGTTCGGCGACGTCTGGGAACGACCGGGCCTGTCCCCGAGGGATCGCAGCCTGGTCACCGTCTCCACCCTGGTGGCGCTGTACCGCACCGACCAGCTCGGCTTCCACCTGGCCAAGGCCCTGGAGAACGGGGTCACCCAGGAAGAGCTGGTCGAGGCCATCACACACCTGGCCTTCTACGCCGGCTGGCCCAATGCCATGAGCGCCGTCACCCAGCTGAAGGCCCTGGCCGAGAACGGTCGGTAA
- a CDS encoding helix-turn-helix domain-containing protein encodes MATSAHLKELGDFLKTRRAELSPRTVGLPDTRTPRRVPGLRREEVAQLAAISTDYYIRLEQGRMQPSAPVLQSLVRVLHLSDDQRDYVFELAGKANDRPLRRSGQKVQPQLRRLLDDLAATPAIVLGRRMDILAWNALGAALVTDFSLIPEKKRNYVRLLFTDPAMKQLYPDWERVAGTAVAQLRMEAARYPQDPRLTALVGELSVQDDDFRTWWGGHHVAALNVGTKTLHHPIAGELTLDWDTLTASTDPEQQLVVWTAEPHTPSHDGLRLLASWAATHQQEQHQQ; translated from the coding sequence ATGGCCACCAGTGCGCACCTCAAGGAGCTGGGTGACTTCCTCAAGACCCGGCGTGCCGAGCTCAGCCCCCGCACCGTGGGACTGCCCGACACGAGGACGCCCCGGAGAGTGCCGGGCTTGCGCCGGGAAGAGGTCGCCCAGCTCGCCGCGATCAGCACGGACTACTACATCCGTCTGGAGCAGGGCCGTATGCAGCCTTCCGCTCCGGTCCTCCAGTCGCTCGTGCGGGTGCTGCACCTGAGCGACGACCAGCGGGACTACGTGTTCGAGCTGGCAGGCAAGGCGAACGACCGGCCCCTTCGGCGCTCCGGGCAGAAGGTGCAACCTCAGCTGCGGCGCCTGCTGGACGATCTCGCCGCCACGCCGGCCATTGTCCTGGGCCGCCGTATGGACATTCTCGCCTGGAATGCGCTCGGCGCGGCACTGGTCACCGATTTCTCCCTGATCCCGGAAAAGAAGCGCAATTACGTGCGGCTGCTTTTCACGGATCCGGCCATGAAACAGCTTTATCCGGACTGGGAACGCGTGGCCGGCACAGCCGTCGCCCAACTGCGCATGGAAGCCGCCAGGTATCCCCAGGATCCGCGGCTGACCGCACTGGTCGGCGAGCTGTCCGTGCAGGACGACGACTTCCGCACGTGGTGGGGCGGTCACCACGTCGCCGCGCTGAACGTCGGAACCAAGACCCTGCACCACCCCATCGCCGGGGAGCTCACCCTCGACTGGGACACCCTCACCGCCAGTACCGACCCCGAGCAGCAGCTCGTCGTCTGGACCGCCGAGCCCCACACCCCCTCCCACGACGGCCTGCGCCTCCTCGCCTCCTGGGCCGCGACGCATCAACAGGAGCAACACCAGCAGTAG
- a CDS encoding helix-turn-helix domain-containing protein: MSSTAAAVGAKIRLRRQQRGMSAAEMARRAGLSKATLSQLEAGNGNPTIDTLDAIAIALRIPIADLLARDADTGPVFRPGTDIEPGEVSRELLRRISSGNSLEIWRLRIPPETELPGVPHATGTIEHLLVATGHVTAGPVDAPQDLGPGDMLAFAGDAPHFYRTGSEEVDITVVFASPIST; encoded by the coding sequence GTGAGCAGTACCGCAGCGGCAGTCGGCGCGAAGATCCGCCTGCGCCGCCAGCAGCGCGGCATGAGCGCCGCGGAGATGGCCCGGCGTGCCGGGCTCAGCAAAGCCACGCTGTCGCAGCTGGAGGCCGGCAACGGCAATCCGACGATCGACACCCTGGATGCGATCGCGATCGCCCTGCGCATCCCGATCGCCGACCTGCTGGCACGTGACGCCGACACCGGGCCGGTCTTCCGGCCGGGCACGGACATCGAGCCCGGCGAGGTCTCCCGGGAACTGCTGCGCCGCATCAGCAGCGGCAACAGCCTGGAGATCTGGCGGCTGCGCATCCCGCCCGAGACGGAGCTGCCCGGCGTCCCGCACGCCACCGGCACGATCGAGCACCTGCTCGTCGCCACCGGGCACGTCACCGCCGGCCCCGTCGACGCCCCGCAGGATCTGGGCCCCGGCGACATGCTCGCCTTCGCCGGAGACGCGCCGCACTTCTACCGCACCGGCTCCGAGGAAGTGGACATCACCGTCGTCTTCGCCTCCCCCATCAGCACCTGA
- a CDS encoding threonine aldolase family protein, whose translation MSATIVTTPSSRAFISDNMAGASPQIAQAVADAAAGQVLPYGNDPYTDSARRRLSEIFERDVDVFPVSTGSAANGLSLAALTPPWGSVLSHPDSHINHDECGAPEFFTGGAKLVGVPGPDSKIDPEALEAAVRRRAGDVHSVQPSAVSISQATESGSVHTLEEIRRLSAVAKDAGLRVHMDGARFANALDHLGATPAEMTWKAGIDVLSFGATKNGAMTADAIVSFDPALGAELAFRAKRAGQLAAKMRFHAAQIDAYLTDGLWLRNARQANAMATRLGDGLKTIPGTGLLATPQANILFCRLPQQVTEGLLAEGYVFYHDRWEPGIVRLVTAFSHSADDIDQLLDAVRRHTH comes from the coding sequence ATGAGCGCCACCATCGTCACTACTCCCTCCAGCCGTGCCTTCATCAGCGACAACATGGCCGGGGCGTCCCCGCAGATAGCCCAGGCCGTCGCCGACGCGGCCGCCGGGCAGGTCCTGCCGTACGGCAACGATCCCTACACCGACAGCGCCCGCCGCAGGCTCAGCGAGATCTTCGAGCGGGACGTCGATGTCTTCCCGGTCTCCACAGGGTCCGCCGCCAACGGGCTGAGCCTGGCCGCCCTGACCCCGCCGTGGGGCAGCGTGCTCTCTCACCCCGACAGTCACATCAACCACGACGAATGCGGCGCTCCGGAGTTCTTCACCGGCGGCGCCAAGCTGGTCGGTGTCCCCGGCCCCGACAGCAAGATCGACCCCGAAGCGCTGGAGGCGGCGGTGCGCCGCCGGGCCGGTGACGTGCACAGCGTGCAGCCGTCCGCGGTGAGCATCAGCCAGGCCACCGAGAGCGGCAGCGTCCACACCCTTGAGGAGATCCGCCGGCTGTCCGCCGTCGCCAAGGACGCAGGACTGCGCGTCCACATGGACGGCGCACGCTTTGCCAACGCCCTGGACCATCTCGGCGCCACCCCGGCCGAGATGACCTGGAAGGCCGGCATCGACGTCCTGTCCTTCGGCGCCACCAAGAACGGCGCGATGACCGCCGACGCCATCGTCTCCTTCGACCCCGCACTCGGCGCCGAGCTCGCCTTCCGCGCCAAGCGCGCCGGTCAGCTCGCCGCGAAGATGCGCTTCCACGCCGCCCAGATCGACGCGTACCTCACCGACGGCCTGTGGCTGCGCAACGCCCGCCAGGCCAACGCGATGGCCACCCGGCTCGGCGACGGTCTCAAGACCATCCCCGGCACCGGCCTGCTGGCCACGCCGCAGGCCAACATCCTCTTCTGCCGTCTGCCCCAGCAGGTCACCGAAGGACTCCTTGCCGAGGGCTACGTCTTCTACCACGACCGCTGGGAACCGGGGATCGTCCGGTTGGTCACCGCCTTCTCCCACAGCGCCGACGACATCGACCAGCTCCTCGACGCGGTCCGCCGCCACACCCACTGA
- a CDS encoding TetR/AcrR family transcriptional regulator, translated as MAPATNAAEASSTGGSGRRHHGNRHGRSEQARLAVLRVADGLLVEKGFAGVTMEGIAARAGVAKQTIYRWWKSKTDVLMDAFLQDATEDLTAPDFGDIALDLRDYLRRLAWFLSESDPGAVFKALIAQAQHDPVFAQDFRSRYLDGQRRRDRLPLERAVDRGQLPPDLDMAAETDQLVGPLYYRVLVTDEPIGHEFTDGLVDAFLRRHKLTARTKS; from the coding sequence ATGGCACCTGCGACAAACGCCGCCGAGGCGAGCAGCACCGGCGGATCGGGGCGGCGTCACCACGGCAACCGGCACGGACGCAGCGAACAGGCCCGGCTGGCGGTACTGCGGGTGGCCGACGGCCTGCTCGTCGAGAAGGGTTTCGCCGGCGTCACGATGGAGGGCATCGCCGCACGGGCCGGTGTGGCCAAGCAGACCATCTACCGCTGGTGGAAGAGCAAGACCGACGTCCTGATGGACGCCTTCCTCCAGGACGCGACCGAGGACCTCACGGCTCCCGATTTCGGCGACATCGCCCTCGACCTGCGCGACTATCTGCGCCGACTGGCGTGGTTCCTCAGTGAGTCCGACCCCGGCGCCGTCTTCAAGGCGCTGATCGCCCAGGCGCAGCATGATCCGGTGTTCGCCCAGGACTTCCGGTCCCGATACCTTGACGGGCAACGCCGCCGCGACCGCCTGCCGTTGGAGCGGGCCGTGGACAGGGGCCAGCTGCCTCCGGACCTCGACATGGCGGCCGAGACGGACCAGCTCGTAGGCCCCCTCTATTACCGCGTGCTGGTGACCGACGAGCCGATCGGCCACGAGTTCACCGACGGGCTCGTCGACGCGTTCCTCCGACGGCACAAGTTGACGGCGCGGACGAAGTCCTGA
- a CDS encoding O-methyltransferase, translating into MTHTHTLADPRIETALSRMFERAEQDEVTAARVSAQLPGGFTTLTPQERADTVAEVYMPISARGGELLYNLVRAARPATVVEFGMSFGISTLYLAAAVRDNGAGRVITTELSKDKIAATRRTFAETGLDDLITVLEGDARDTLRGLDDPADFVLLDGWKELCLPVLRLLEPRLRPGTLVVADDVGLSGLRPYLDYVRDPANGYQSVTFPVEDGMEISCRL; encoded by the coding sequence ATGACACACACCCACACGCTGGCCGACCCCCGCATCGAGACAGCCCTCAGTCGGATGTTCGAGCGGGCCGAGCAGGACGAAGTCACCGCCGCGCGCGTCAGCGCGCAGCTGCCCGGCGGGTTCACGACGCTGACACCCCAGGAGCGGGCCGACACCGTGGCGGAGGTCTACATGCCGATCTCCGCCAGGGGCGGGGAACTGCTGTACAACCTGGTCCGGGCCGCCCGCCCGGCCACGGTCGTCGAGTTCGGCATGTCCTTCGGGATCTCCACGCTGTACCTGGCCGCGGCCGTACGGGACAACGGCGCCGGACGCGTCATCACCACGGAACTCAGCAAGGACAAGATCGCCGCAACCCGCCGGACCTTCGCCGAGACCGGCCTGGACGACCTGATCACCGTGCTGGAGGGAGACGCCCGCGACACCCTCCGCGGCCTCGACGACCCCGCGGACTTCGTCCTGCTGGACGGCTGGAAAGAGCTGTGCCTGCCCGTCCTGCGGCTTCTCGAGCCGCGTCTGCGGCCCGGCACGCTCGTCGTGGCCGACGACGTCGGCCTGAGTGGCCTGCGGCCGTACCTCGACTACGTACGCGACCCGGCGAACGGATATCAGAGCGTGACGTTCCCCGTCGAGGACGGCATGGAGATCAGCTGCCGCCTCTGA
- a CDS encoding carbon-nitrogen hydrolase family protein — MKIATAQFTCVPADIPANVQQMTSLATGAREQEAELLVFPELALTGYELEAVLARRDLWVRADDPRLDAVRESGVATVVNCVAATDGERPAIETFVFGTDGELITTYRKQHLFEHEQDVFVAGRHDGRFEFGGLRFALATCFDNHFPELISRGAAEGCQVHLASSLYGTGGGVEELAAVYPGIAKDFDMHVVVANHVGPAGAWTGCGRSALWAPGGALLMEADADTSMVITAEVG; from the coding sequence ATGAAGATCGCGACAGCCCAGTTCACCTGTGTCCCTGCCGACATCCCGGCGAATGTGCAGCAGATGACGTCCCTGGCCACCGGGGCGCGCGAGCAGGAGGCCGAGCTGCTGGTGTTTCCTGAGCTGGCGCTGACCGGGTACGAGCTCGAAGCCGTTCTCGCCCGCCGCGATCTCTGGGTACGTGCGGACGACCCTCGCCTGGATGCGGTCCGGGAGAGCGGTGTCGCCACCGTCGTCAATTGCGTCGCGGCCACCGACGGGGAACGGCCTGCCATCGAGACGTTCGTCTTCGGGACCGACGGGGAACTGATCACCACGTATCGCAAGCAGCACCTGTTCGAGCACGAGCAGGACGTCTTCGTCGCAGGACGACACGACGGACGATTCGAGTTCGGGGGGCTGCGTTTCGCCCTGGCCACGTGCTTCGACAACCACTTCCCGGAGCTGATCTCCCGTGGGGCCGCCGAGGGATGTCAGGTTCATCTGGCCAGCTCGCTGTACGGCACGGGCGGTGGAGTGGAAGAGCTGGCGGCGGTGTATCCGGGGATCGCAAAGGACTTCGACATGCACGTAGTCGTGGCCAACCATGTCGGCCCGGCTGGTGCGTGGACGGGCTGTGGCCGCTCGGCACTGTGGGCTCCGGGCGGCGCCCTGCTGATGGAGGCCGACGCCGACACGAGCATGGTGATCACCGCCGAGGTCGGATAG